The following coding sequences lie in one Oceanicola sp. 502str15 genomic window:
- a CDS encoding ABC transporter ATP-binding protein — MGILEVKGVNKRFGGLQALGDVNLSVQENTVHAIIGPNGAGKSTLLNCLVGKLIPDSGSVSFDGQSVLGRSPHEINQMGISRVFQTPEIFGDLTVFENTMIPCFAKRDGVFKLNAIGSVGSQGDIRDQAMAMLEDVNMAEKAGMSAASLSRGDKRRLEMAMCLAQEPKMLLLDEPTAGMARADTNNTIDLLREIKEKRDITIAIIEHDMHVVFSLAERITVLAQGTPLVEDTPENIKGHPKVQEAYLGGHG, encoded by the coding sequence ATGGGAATTCTTGAAGTCAAAGGCGTCAACAAGCGCTTCGGCGGGCTCCAGGCGCTGGGAGACGTGAACCTCTCGGTGCAGGAAAACACCGTGCACGCCATCATCGGCCCCAACGGGGCGGGCAAGTCCACCCTGCTCAACTGCCTCGTCGGCAAGCTGATCCCCGACTCTGGCTCGGTCAGCTTCGACGGCCAGTCGGTGCTGGGCCGCAGCCCCCACGAGATCAACCAGATGGGCATATCCCGGGTGTTCCAGACCCCCGAGATCTTCGGCGACCTCACGGTCTTCGAAAACACCATGATCCCCTGCTTCGCCAAGCGCGACGGGGTGTTCAAGCTCAACGCCATCGGCTCGGTCGGCTCGCAGGGCGATATCCGCGATCAGGCCATGGCCATGCTGGAAGACGTGAACATGGCCGAAAAGGCCGGCATGAGCGCCGCCTCCCTCTCGCGAGGCGACAAGCGGCGGCTCGAAATGGCCATGTGTCTGGCGCAGGAACCCAAGATGCTGCTGCTCGACGAGCCGACAGCGGGCATGGCGCGGGCCGACACCAACAACACCATCGACCTGCTGCGCGAGATCAAGGAAAAGCGCGATATCACCATCGCCATCATCGAGCACGACATGCACGTGGTGTTCTCGCTCGCCGAGCGCATCACCGTGCTGGCCCAGGGCACCCCGCTGGTCGAGGACACGCCCGAAAACATCAAGGGCCACCCCAAGGTGCAGGAAGCCTATCTCGGAGGCCACGGCTGA
- a CDS encoding ABC transporter ATP-binding protein: protein MNVKPDFSKNANHAATAPAYFSVWDLEAYYGESYIVQGISFNVHEGEILALLGRNGAGKTSTLRAIARLDDPQVTRGEIWLDHEPLHLKRAHEASQLGMGLVPEDRRIIPGLTVEENLKLAQIAPPIGWSLERLYELFPRLGERRLQEGVTLSGGEQQMLAIARALARDIKVLLLDEPYEGLAPVIVDEIEKTLRIIKEQGITTIIVEQNAVRALELADRAVILDTGKIVFDGTAAEVLENAELRAEYLAI, encoded by the coding sequence ATGAACGTCAAACCCGACTTTTCCAAAAACGCCAACCACGCCGCCACCGCGCCCGCCTACTTCTCGGTCTGGGATCTCGAGGCCTATTACGGCGAGAGCTACATCGTGCAGGGCATCAGCTTCAACGTGCACGAGGGCGAGATCCTCGCGCTGCTGGGCCGCAACGGCGCCGGCAAAACCTCGACCCTGCGCGCCATCGCCCGGCTCGACGATCCGCAGGTGACACGCGGCGAAATCTGGCTCGACCACGAGCCGCTGCACCTCAAGCGGGCCCATGAGGCCAGCCAGCTCGGCATGGGCCTCGTGCCCGAGGACCGCCGCATCATCCCCGGCCTCACCGTCGAGGAAAACCTCAAGCTGGCCCAGATCGCCCCGCCCATCGGCTGGTCGCTCGAACGGCTCTACGAGCTGTTCCCCCGCCTCGGCGAGCGCCGCCTGCAGGAGGGCGTCACGCTCTCGGGCGGCGAGCAGCAGATGCTCGCCATCGCCCGTGCGCTGGCGCGTGACATCAAGGTGCTCCTGCTCGACGAGCCCTACGAGGGCCTCGCCCCGGTGATCGTCGACGAGATCGAGAAGACCCTGCGCATCATCAAGGAGCAGGGCATCACCACGATCATCGTCGAGCAGAACGCCGTGCGCGCGCTGGAACTGGCCGACCGTGCCGTGATCCTCGACACCGGCAAGATCGTGTTTGACGGCACCGCCGCAGAAGTGCTGGAAAATGCCGAGCTCAGGGCCGAGTATCTCGCCATCTGA